In Canis lupus familiaris isolate Mischka breed German Shepherd chromosome 9, alternate assembly UU_Cfam_GSD_1.0, whole genome shotgun sequence, a single window of DNA contains:
- the CIZ1 gene encoding cip1-interacting zinc finger protein isoform X6, which translates to MSPPADRPLRERDGPRARSRRFQGRRTRGGGSALPTAPSQPTVAPAAAEAPATMFNQQQQLQQLQQQQLLQLQQLLQQSPPQAPLPMAAAVSRGLPQQQTQQQLLNLQGANSASLLNGSVLQRALLLQQLQGLDQFAMPPATYDSAGLTMPTATLGNLRGYGLATPTLTAPSLTPPQLTTPNLQQFFPQATRQSLLGPPPVGVPMNPSQINLSGRTPQKQARTPSSTTPNRKDSYSQTMPVEDESDPPEGSEEAVAPQADTPEDQDSPPCPDGIAKEKHTVAPAPESCEASEPPAKRSKSSELPTEKGLPGQPQARTTAPKQTQTPELLPELPEARVLPRFQPRVLQIQAQVQPQTPPQVPPVDMPVQRLLQKQVQTQTSPDHVGPRQVLKEAEPQKQVQPQAHSQPLVQKQPQLQKQAQTQTYPQVQPPEQPLRQPPGQLPVQAPDPTEGQPQAPLQVSVPALEQAPVPVHSTELETPPDKGDSGAGLEEASPEPEGAQDSMESQDELTSGLDVGECEKRAREMLGVWGAGGSLKVTILQSSDSRAFSTVPLTPVPRVGESTSATPATASTPSKQTLQFFCYLCKANCSSQQEFQDHMSGAQHQQRLGEIQHMSQACLLSLLPVPRDVLEREDEEPPPRRWCNTCQVYYMGDLIQHRRTQDHKIAKQSLRPFCTVCNRYFKTPRKFVEHVKSQGHKDKAKELKTLEKEIAGQDEDHFITVDAVGCFEGDEEEEEEEDEEEIEVEEEFCKQVRSRDISIEEWKGSETYNPNTAYGVDFLVPVMGYICRICHKFYHSNSGAQLSHCKSLAHFENLQKYKKAKNPSPTSRPVSRRCAINARNALTALFTSGGRAPSQPCSQDTAKTPSKVEKLRPSKIK; encoded by the exons ATGTCCCCGCCAGCCGACAGACCCCTCCGGGAGAGAGACGGACCTCGGGCTCGGAGCCGCCGGTTCCAGGGGCGGAGGACGCGGGGCGGAGGGTCTGCGCTGCCTACGGCCCCCTCTCAGCCCACGGTCGCGCCCGCCGCAGCCGAGGCGCCGG CCACCATGTtcaaccagcagcagcagctccagcagctccagcagcAGCAACTCCTGCAGCTCCAGCAGCTGCTCCAACAATCTCCACCGCAAGCCCCGCTGCCCATGGCCGCAGCCGTCAGCCG GGGGCTTCCCCAGCAGCAGACACAGCAGCAGCTTCTGAATCTCCAAGGTGCcaactctgcctccctcctcaaCGGGTCTGTGCTACAGAGAGCTTTGCTTTTGCAGCAGTTGCAAG GACTGGACCAGTTTGCAATGCCACCAGCCACGTATGACAGTGCCGGTCTCACCATGCCCACGgcaacactgg gtaaTCTCCGTGGCTACGGCCTGGCAACCCCAACCCTGACGGCCCCCAGCCTCACACCCCCTCAGCTGACCACCCCAAATCTACAGCAGTTTTTTCCCCAGGCAACTCGGCAATCCTTGCTGGGTCCCCCTCCTGTCGGGGTCCCCATGAACCCCTCCCAGATCAACCTTTCAGGGCGGACTCCCCAGAAACAGGCCCGCACTCCCTCATCCACTACTCCCAATCGCAAG GATTCTTATTCTCAGACAATGCCTGTGGAAGATGAGTCAGACCCCCCAGAGGGGTCTGAGGAAGCTGTCGCGCCCCAAGCAGACACACCAGAAG ACCAGGATTCCCCACCCTGCCCAGATGGCATTGCTAAGGAGAAACACACTGTAGCACCTGCTCCCGAGTCTTGTGAGGCATCTGAGCCACCAGCTAAGAGGTCAAAGAG CTCAGAGTTGCCCACGGAGAAGGGGCTTCCGGGGCAGCCGCAGGCCCGCACCACAGCCCCGAAGCAGACACAGACACCCGAGCTGCTGCCTGAGCTGCCAGAAGCCCGAGTTCTGCCACGATTCCAGCCCCGGGTTCTGCAGATCCAGGCCCAGGTGCAGCCGCAGACGCCGCCACAGGTGCCTCCCGTGGACATGCCAGTGCAGCGCCTCCTGCAGAAGCAGGTGCAGACACAGACCTCTCCAGACCATGTGGGGCCGCGGCAGGTGCTGAAGGAGGCAGAGCCGCAAAAACAGGTGCAGCCACAGGCACATTCCCAGCCCCTGGTGCAGAAGCAGCCACAGCTGCAGAAGCAGGCACAGACGCAGACGTATCCTCAGGTCCAGCCTCCGGAGCAGCCACTGAGACAACCTCCAGGGCAGCTGCCAGTGCAGGCACCTGACCCCACTGAGGGACAGCCTCAGGCCCCGCTACAGGTGTCAGTACCAGCATTGGAGCAAGCCCCGGTTCCGGTTCATTCCACAGAGCTGGAGACGCCTCCTGATAAGGGAGATAGTGGAGCTG GCCTGGAGGAGGCCTCGCCAGAGCCAGAGGGCGCCCAGGACAGCATGGAGAGTCAGGACGAGTTGACCAGTGGCCTGGATGTGGGAGAATGTGAAAAAAGGGCAAGAGAGATGCTAGGG GTGTGGGGTGCCGGGGGCTCCCTGAAGGTCACCATCCTGCAGAGCAGTGACAGCCGGGCCTTCAGCACTGTCCCCCTCACACCCGTGCCTCGCGTTGGCGAATCCACATCTGCCACCCCTGCCACTGCCAGCACACCCTCTAAGCAGACCCTCCAGTTCTTCTGCTACCTCTGTAAGGCCAACTGTAGCAGTCAGCAG GAGTTCCAGGACCACATGTCGGGAGCCCAGCACCAGCAGCGGCTCGGGGAGATCCAGCACATGAGCCAAGCCTGCCTCCTGTCCCTGCTGCCCGTGCCCCGGGATGTCCtggagagagaggatga AGAGCCCCCGCCGAGGCGCTGGTGTAACACCTGCCAGGTCTACTACATGGGAGACCTGATCCAGCACCGCAGGACGCAGGACCACAAG ATTGCCAAGCAATCCCTGCGACCTTTCTGCACTGTTTGCAACCGCTATTTCAAGACCCCCCGCAAGTTTGTGGAGCACGTGAAGTCCCAGGGGCACAAGGACAAAGCCAAGGAG CTGAAGACACTCGAGAAGGAGATAGCCGGTCAAGATGAGGACCACTTCATCACAGTGGATGCCGTGGGCTGCTTTGAGggtgatgaagaggaggaggaggaggaggatgaagaagagATCGAGGTTGAGGAGGAATTCTGCAAGCAG GTGAGGTCCAGAGATATATCCATAGAGGAGTGGAAAGGCTCAGAGACCTATAACCCAAACACCGCATACG GCGTGGACTTCCTGGTGCCCGTAATGGGGTACATTTGCCGCATCTGCCACAAGTTCTACCACAGCAACTCGGGAGCACAGCTCTCCCACTGCAAGTCCTTGGCCCACTTCGAGAACCTGCAG AAATACAAGAAGGCCAAGAACCCCAGCCCTACCAGCAGGCCCGTGAGCCGCCGGTGTGCGATCAACGCCCGGAACGCTTTGACTGCTCTGTTCACTTCTGGTGGCCGTGCACCCAGCCAGCCCTGCAGCCAGGATACAGCTAAAACCCCCAGCAAG gtggagaaactgaggcctagtaAGATCAAGTGA
- the CIZ1 gene encoding cip1-interacting zinc finger protein isoform X8, producing the protein MFNQQQQLQQLQQQQLLQLQQLLQQSPPQAPLPMAAAVSRGLPQQQTQQQLLNLQGANSASLLNGSVLQRALLLQQLQGLDQFAMPPATYDSAGLTMPTATLGNLRGYGLATPTLTAPSLTPPQLTTPNLQQFFPQATRQSLLGPPPVGVPMNPSQINLSGRTPQKQARTPSSTTPNRKDSYSQTMPVEDESDPPEGSEEAVAPQADTPEDQDSPPCPDGIAKEKHTVAPAPESCEASEPPAKRSKSSELPTEKGLPGQPQARTTAPKQTQTPELLPELPEARVLPRFQPRVLQIQAQVQPQTPPQVPPVDMPVQRLLQKQVQTQTSPDHVGPRQVLKEAEPQKQVQPQAHSQPLVQKQPQLQKQAQTQTYPQVQPPEQPLRQPPGQLPVQAPDPTEGQPQAPLQVSVPALEQAPVPVHSTELETPPDKGDSGAGLEEASPEPEGAQDSMESQDELTSGLDVGECEKRAREMLGVWGAGGSLKVTILQSSDSRAFSTVPLTPVPRVGESTSATPATASTPSKQTLQFFCYLCKANCSSQQEFQDHMSGAQHQQRLGEIQHMSQACLLSLLPVPRDVLEREDEEPPPRRWCNTCQVYYMGDLIQHRRTQDHKIAKQSLRPFCTVCNRYFKTPRKFVEHVKSQGHKDKAKELKTLEKEIAGQDEDHFITVDAVGCFEGDEEEEEEEDEEEIEVEEEFCKQVRSRDISIEEWKGSETYNPNTAYGVDFLVPVMGYICRICHKFYHSNSGAQLSHCKSLAHFENLQKYKKAKNPSPTSRPVSRRCAINARNALTALFTSGGRAPSQPCSQDTAKTPSKPFCICSPVSATQNASTTTAIQGPAQKRLLF; encoded by the exons ATGTtcaaccagcagcagcagctccagcagctccagcagcAGCAACTCCTGCAGCTCCAGCAGCTGCTCCAACAATCTCCACCGCAAGCCCCGCTGCCCATGGCCGCAGCCGTCAGCCG GGGGCTTCCCCAGCAGCAGACACAGCAGCAGCTTCTGAATCTCCAAGGTGCcaactctgcctccctcctcaaCGGGTCTGTGCTACAGAGAGCTTTGCTTTTGCAGCAGTTGCAAG GACTGGACCAGTTTGCAATGCCACCAGCCACGTATGACAGTGCCGGTCTCACCATGCCCACGgcaacactgg gtaaTCTCCGTGGCTACGGCCTGGCAACCCCAACCCTGACGGCCCCCAGCCTCACACCCCCTCAGCTGACCACCCCAAATCTACAGCAGTTTTTTCCCCAGGCAACTCGGCAATCCTTGCTGGGTCCCCCTCCTGTCGGGGTCCCCATGAACCCCTCCCAGATCAACCTTTCAGGGCGGACTCCCCAGAAACAGGCCCGCACTCCCTCATCCACTACTCCCAATCGCAAG GATTCTTATTCTCAGACAATGCCTGTGGAAGATGAGTCAGACCCCCCAGAGGGGTCTGAGGAAGCTGTCGCGCCCCAAGCAGACACACCAGAAG ACCAGGATTCCCCACCCTGCCCAGATGGCATTGCTAAGGAGAAACACACTGTAGCACCTGCTCCCGAGTCTTGTGAGGCATCTGAGCCACCAGCTAAGAGGTCAAAGAG CTCAGAGTTGCCCACGGAGAAGGGGCTTCCGGGGCAGCCGCAGGCCCGCACCACAGCCCCGAAGCAGACACAGACACCCGAGCTGCTGCCTGAGCTGCCAGAAGCCCGAGTTCTGCCACGATTCCAGCCCCGGGTTCTGCAGATCCAGGCCCAGGTGCAGCCGCAGACGCCGCCACAGGTGCCTCCCGTGGACATGCCAGTGCAGCGCCTCCTGCAGAAGCAGGTGCAGACACAGACCTCTCCAGACCATGTGGGGCCGCGGCAGGTGCTGAAGGAGGCAGAGCCGCAAAAACAGGTGCAGCCACAGGCACATTCCCAGCCCCTGGTGCAGAAGCAGCCACAGCTGCAGAAGCAGGCACAGACGCAGACGTATCCTCAGGTCCAGCCTCCGGAGCAGCCACTGAGACAACCTCCAGGGCAGCTGCCAGTGCAGGCACCTGACCCCACTGAGGGACAGCCTCAGGCCCCGCTACAGGTGTCAGTACCAGCATTGGAGCAAGCCCCGGTTCCGGTTCATTCCACAGAGCTGGAGACGCCTCCTGATAAGGGAGATAGTGGAGCTG GCCTGGAGGAGGCCTCGCCAGAGCCAGAGGGCGCCCAGGACAGCATGGAGAGTCAGGACGAGTTGACCAGTGGCCTGGATGTGGGAGAATGTGAAAAAAGGGCAAGAGAGATGCTAGGG GTGTGGGGTGCCGGGGGCTCCCTGAAGGTCACCATCCTGCAGAGCAGTGACAGCCGGGCCTTCAGCACTGTCCCCCTCACACCCGTGCCTCGCGTTGGCGAATCCACATCTGCCACCCCTGCCACTGCCAGCACACCCTCTAAGCAGACCCTCCAGTTCTTCTGCTACCTCTGTAAGGCCAACTGTAGCAGTCAGCAG GAGTTCCAGGACCACATGTCGGGAGCCCAGCACCAGCAGCGGCTCGGGGAGATCCAGCACATGAGCCAAGCCTGCCTCCTGTCCCTGCTGCCCGTGCCCCGGGATGTCCtggagagagaggatga AGAGCCCCCGCCGAGGCGCTGGTGTAACACCTGCCAGGTCTACTACATGGGAGACCTGATCCAGCACCGCAGGACGCAGGACCACAAG ATTGCCAAGCAATCCCTGCGACCTTTCTGCACTGTTTGCAACCGCTATTTCAAGACCCCCCGCAAGTTTGTGGAGCACGTGAAGTCCCAGGGGCACAAGGACAAAGCCAAGGAG CTGAAGACACTCGAGAAGGAGATAGCCGGTCAAGATGAGGACCACTTCATCACAGTGGATGCCGTGGGCTGCTTTGAGggtgatgaagaggaggaggaggaggaggatgaagaagagATCGAGGTTGAGGAGGAATTCTGCAAGCAG GTGAGGTCCAGAGATATATCCATAGAGGAGTGGAAAGGCTCAGAGACCTATAACCCAAACACCGCATACG GCGTGGACTTCCTGGTGCCCGTAATGGGGTACATTTGCCGCATCTGCCACAAGTTCTACCACAGCAACTCGGGAGCACAGCTCTCCCACTGCAAGTCCTTGGCCCACTTCGAGAACCTGCAG AAATACAAGAAGGCCAAGAACCCCAGCCCTACCAGCAGGCCCGTGAGCCGCCGGTGTGCGATCAACGCCCGGAACGCTTTGACTGCTCTGTTCACTTCTGGTGGCCGTGCACCCAGCCAGCCCTGCAGCCAGGATACAGCTAAAACCCCCAGCAAG CCTTTCTGCATTTGCTCACCTGTCTCTGCCACTCAGAATGCCTCAACCACAACAGCTATTCAAGGACCAGCTCAAAAACGCCTCCTCTTCTAA
- the CIZ1 gene encoding cip1-interacting zinc finger protein isoform X3 gives MSPPADRPLRERDGPRARSRRFQGRRTRGGGSALPTAPSQPTVAPAAAEAPATMFNQQQQLQQLQQQQLLQLQQLLQQSPPQAPLPMAAAVSRGLPQQQTQQQLLNLQGANSASLLNGSVLQRALLLQQLQGLDQFAMPPATYDSAGLTMPTATLGNLRGYGLATPTLTAPSLTPPQLTTPNLQQFFPQATRQSLLGPPPVGVPMNPSQINLSGRTPQKQARTPSSTTPNRKDSYSQTMPVEDESDPPEGSEEAVAPQADTPEDQDSPPCPDGIAKEKHTVAPAPESCEASEPPAKRSKSSELPTEKGLPGQPQARTTAPKQTQTPELLPELPEARVLPRFQPRVLQIQAQVQPQTPPQVPPVDMPVQRLLQKQVQTQTSPDHVGPRQVLKEAEPQKQVQPQAHSQPLVQKQPQLQKQAQTQTYPQVQPPEQPLRQPPGQLPVQAPDPTEGQPQAPLQVSVPALEQAPVPVHSTELETPPDKGDSGAGLEEASPEPEGAQDSMESQDELTSGLDVGECEKRAREMLGVWGAGGSLKVTILQSSDSRAFSTVPLTPVPRVGESTSATPATASTPSKQTLQFFCYLCKANCSSQQEFQDHMSGAQHQQRLGEIQHMSQACLLSLLPVPRDVLEREDEEPPPRRWCNTCQVYYMGDLIQHRRTQDHKIAKQSLRPFCTVCNRYFKTPRKFVEHVKSQGHKDKAKELKTLEKEIAGQDEDHFITVDAVGCFEGDEEEEEEEDEEEIEVEEEFCKQVRSRDISIEEWKGSETYNPNTAYGVDFLVPVMGYICRICHKFYHSNSGAQLSHCKSLAHFENLQKYKKAKNPSPTSRPVSRRCAINARNALTALFTSGGRAPSQPCSQDTAKTPSKVTAQPPSPPLPRRSTRLKT, from the exons ATGTCCCCGCCAGCCGACAGACCCCTCCGGGAGAGAGACGGACCTCGGGCTCGGAGCCGCCGGTTCCAGGGGCGGAGGACGCGGGGCGGAGGGTCTGCGCTGCCTACGGCCCCCTCTCAGCCCACGGTCGCGCCCGCCGCAGCCGAGGCGCCGG CCACCATGTtcaaccagcagcagcagctccagcagctccagcagcAGCAACTCCTGCAGCTCCAGCAGCTGCTCCAACAATCTCCACCGCAAGCCCCGCTGCCCATGGCCGCAGCCGTCAGCCG GGGGCTTCCCCAGCAGCAGACACAGCAGCAGCTTCTGAATCTCCAAGGTGCcaactctgcctccctcctcaaCGGGTCTGTGCTACAGAGAGCTTTGCTTTTGCAGCAGTTGCAAG GACTGGACCAGTTTGCAATGCCACCAGCCACGTATGACAGTGCCGGTCTCACCATGCCCACGgcaacactgg gtaaTCTCCGTGGCTACGGCCTGGCAACCCCAACCCTGACGGCCCCCAGCCTCACACCCCCTCAGCTGACCACCCCAAATCTACAGCAGTTTTTTCCCCAGGCAACTCGGCAATCCTTGCTGGGTCCCCCTCCTGTCGGGGTCCCCATGAACCCCTCCCAGATCAACCTTTCAGGGCGGACTCCCCAGAAACAGGCCCGCACTCCCTCATCCACTACTCCCAATCGCAAG GATTCTTATTCTCAGACAATGCCTGTGGAAGATGAGTCAGACCCCCCAGAGGGGTCTGAGGAAGCTGTCGCGCCCCAAGCAGACACACCAGAAG ACCAGGATTCCCCACCCTGCCCAGATGGCATTGCTAAGGAGAAACACACTGTAGCACCTGCTCCCGAGTCTTGTGAGGCATCTGAGCCACCAGCTAAGAGGTCAAAGAG CTCAGAGTTGCCCACGGAGAAGGGGCTTCCGGGGCAGCCGCAGGCCCGCACCACAGCCCCGAAGCAGACACAGACACCCGAGCTGCTGCCTGAGCTGCCAGAAGCCCGAGTTCTGCCACGATTCCAGCCCCGGGTTCTGCAGATCCAGGCCCAGGTGCAGCCGCAGACGCCGCCACAGGTGCCTCCCGTGGACATGCCAGTGCAGCGCCTCCTGCAGAAGCAGGTGCAGACACAGACCTCTCCAGACCATGTGGGGCCGCGGCAGGTGCTGAAGGAGGCAGAGCCGCAAAAACAGGTGCAGCCACAGGCACATTCCCAGCCCCTGGTGCAGAAGCAGCCACAGCTGCAGAAGCAGGCACAGACGCAGACGTATCCTCAGGTCCAGCCTCCGGAGCAGCCACTGAGACAACCTCCAGGGCAGCTGCCAGTGCAGGCACCTGACCCCACTGAGGGACAGCCTCAGGCCCCGCTACAGGTGTCAGTACCAGCATTGGAGCAAGCCCCGGTTCCGGTTCATTCCACAGAGCTGGAGACGCCTCCTGATAAGGGAGATAGTGGAGCTG GCCTGGAGGAGGCCTCGCCAGAGCCAGAGGGCGCCCAGGACAGCATGGAGAGTCAGGACGAGTTGACCAGTGGCCTGGATGTGGGAGAATGTGAAAAAAGGGCAAGAGAGATGCTAGGG GTGTGGGGTGCCGGGGGCTCCCTGAAGGTCACCATCCTGCAGAGCAGTGACAGCCGGGCCTTCAGCACTGTCCCCCTCACACCCGTGCCTCGCGTTGGCGAATCCACATCTGCCACCCCTGCCACTGCCAGCACACCCTCTAAGCAGACCCTCCAGTTCTTCTGCTACCTCTGTAAGGCCAACTGTAGCAGTCAGCAG GAGTTCCAGGACCACATGTCGGGAGCCCAGCACCAGCAGCGGCTCGGGGAGATCCAGCACATGAGCCAAGCCTGCCTCCTGTCCCTGCTGCCCGTGCCCCGGGATGTCCtggagagagaggatga AGAGCCCCCGCCGAGGCGCTGGTGTAACACCTGCCAGGTCTACTACATGGGAGACCTGATCCAGCACCGCAGGACGCAGGACCACAAG ATTGCCAAGCAATCCCTGCGACCTTTCTGCACTGTTTGCAACCGCTATTTCAAGACCCCCCGCAAGTTTGTGGAGCACGTGAAGTCCCAGGGGCACAAGGACAAAGCCAAGGAG CTGAAGACACTCGAGAAGGAGATAGCCGGTCAAGATGAGGACCACTTCATCACAGTGGATGCCGTGGGCTGCTTTGAGggtgatgaagaggaggaggaggaggaggatgaagaagagATCGAGGTTGAGGAGGAATTCTGCAAGCAG GTGAGGTCCAGAGATATATCCATAGAGGAGTGGAAAGGCTCAGAGACCTATAACCCAAACACCGCATACG GCGTGGACTTCCTGGTGCCCGTAATGGGGTACATTTGCCGCATCTGCCACAAGTTCTACCACAGCAACTCGGGAGCACAGCTCTCCCACTGCAAGTCCTTGGCCCACTTCGAGAACCTGCAG AAATACAAGAAGGCCAAGAACCCCAGCCCTACCAGCAGGCCCGTGAGCCGCCGGTGTGCGATCAACGCCCGGAACGCTTTGACTGCTCTGTTCACTTCTGGTGGCCGTGCACCCAGCCAGCCCTGCAGCCAGGATACAGCTAAAACCCCCAGCAAGGTGACAGCCCAACCCCCTTCGCCCCCACTTCCCCGGCGCTCAACCCGCCTCAAAACTTGA
- the CIZ1 gene encoding cip1-interacting zinc finger protein isoform X5: MSPPADRPLRERDGPRARSRRFQGRRTRGGGSALPTAPSQPTVAPAAAEAPATMFNQQQQLQQLQQQQLLQLQQLLQQSPPQAPLPMAAAVSRGLPQQQTQQQLLNLQGANSASLLNGSVLQRALLLQQLQGLDQFAMPPATYDSAGLTMPTATLGNLRGYGLATPTLTAPSLTPPQLTTPNLQQFFPQATRQSLLGPPPVGVPMNPSQINLSGRTPQKQARTPSSTTPNRKTMPVEDESDPPEGSEEAVAPQADTPEDQDSPPCPDGIAKEKHTVAPAPESCEASEPPAKRSKSSELPTEKGLPGQPQARTTAPKQTQTPELLPELPEARVLPRFQPRVLQIQAQVQPQTPPQVPPVDMPVQRLLQKQVQTQTSPDHVGPRQVLKEAEPQKQVQPQAHSQPLVQKQPQLQKQAQTQTYPQVQPPEQPLRQPPGQLPVQAPDPTEGQPQAPLQVSVPALEQAPVPVHSTELETPPDKGDSGAGLEEASPEPEGAQDSMESQDELTSGLDVGECEKRAREMLGVWGAGGSLKVTILQSSDSRAFSTVPLTPVPRVGESTSATPATASTPSKQTLQFFCYLCKANCSSQQEFQDHMSGAQHQQRLGEIQHMSQACLLSLLPVPRDVLEREDEEPPPRRWCNTCQVYYMGDLIQHRRTQDHKIAKQSLRPFCTVCNRYFKTPRKFVEHVKSQGHKDKAKELKTLEKEIAGQDEDHFITVDAVGCFEGDEEEEEEEDEEEIEVEEEFCKQVRSRDISIEEWKGSETYNPNTAYGVDFLVPVMGYICRICHKFYHSNSGAQLSHCKSLAHFENLQKYKKAKNPSPTSRPVSRRCAINARNALTALFTSGGRAPSQPCSQDTAKTPSKVTAQPPSPPLPRRSTRLKT; the protein is encoded by the exons ATGTCCCCGCCAGCCGACAGACCCCTCCGGGAGAGAGACGGACCTCGGGCTCGGAGCCGCCGGTTCCAGGGGCGGAGGACGCGGGGCGGAGGGTCTGCGCTGCCTACGGCCCCCTCTCAGCCCACGGTCGCGCCCGCCGCAGCCGAGGCGCCGG CCACCATGTtcaaccagcagcagcagctccagcagctccagcagcAGCAACTCCTGCAGCTCCAGCAGCTGCTCCAACAATCTCCACCGCAAGCCCCGCTGCCCATGGCCGCAGCCGTCAGCCG GGGGCTTCCCCAGCAGCAGACACAGCAGCAGCTTCTGAATCTCCAAGGTGCcaactctgcctccctcctcaaCGGGTCTGTGCTACAGAGAGCTTTGCTTTTGCAGCAGTTGCAAG GACTGGACCAGTTTGCAATGCCACCAGCCACGTATGACAGTGCCGGTCTCACCATGCCCACGgcaacactgg gtaaTCTCCGTGGCTACGGCCTGGCAACCCCAACCCTGACGGCCCCCAGCCTCACACCCCCTCAGCTGACCACCCCAAATCTACAGCAGTTTTTTCCCCAGGCAACTCGGCAATCCTTGCTGGGTCCCCCTCCTGTCGGGGTCCCCATGAACCCCTCCCAGATCAACCTTTCAGGGCGGACTCCCCAGAAACAGGCCCGCACTCCCTCATCCACTACTCCCAATCGCAAG ACAATGCCTGTGGAAGATGAGTCAGACCCCCCAGAGGGGTCTGAGGAAGCTGTCGCGCCCCAAGCAGACACACCAGAAG ACCAGGATTCCCCACCCTGCCCAGATGGCATTGCTAAGGAGAAACACACTGTAGCACCTGCTCCCGAGTCTTGTGAGGCATCTGAGCCACCAGCTAAGAGGTCAAAGAG CTCAGAGTTGCCCACGGAGAAGGGGCTTCCGGGGCAGCCGCAGGCCCGCACCACAGCCCCGAAGCAGACACAGACACCCGAGCTGCTGCCTGAGCTGCCAGAAGCCCGAGTTCTGCCACGATTCCAGCCCCGGGTTCTGCAGATCCAGGCCCAGGTGCAGCCGCAGACGCCGCCACAGGTGCCTCCCGTGGACATGCCAGTGCAGCGCCTCCTGCAGAAGCAGGTGCAGACACAGACCTCTCCAGACCATGTGGGGCCGCGGCAGGTGCTGAAGGAGGCAGAGCCGCAAAAACAGGTGCAGCCACAGGCACATTCCCAGCCCCTGGTGCAGAAGCAGCCACAGCTGCAGAAGCAGGCACAGACGCAGACGTATCCTCAGGTCCAGCCTCCGGAGCAGCCACTGAGACAACCTCCAGGGCAGCTGCCAGTGCAGGCACCTGACCCCACTGAGGGACAGCCTCAGGCCCCGCTACAGGTGTCAGTACCAGCATTGGAGCAAGCCCCGGTTCCGGTTCATTCCACAGAGCTGGAGACGCCTCCTGATAAGGGAGATAGTGGAGCTG GCCTGGAGGAGGCCTCGCCAGAGCCAGAGGGCGCCCAGGACAGCATGGAGAGTCAGGACGAGTTGACCAGTGGCCTGGATGTGGGAGAATGTGAAAAAAGGGCAAGAGAGATGCTAGGG GTGTGGGGTGCCGGGGGCTCCCTGAAGGTCACCATCCTGCAGAGCAGTGACAGCCGGGCCTTCAGCACTGTCCCCCTCACACCCGTGCCTCGCGTTGGCGAATCCACATCTGCCACCCCTGCCACTGCCAGCACACCCTCTAAGCAGACCCTCCAGTTCTTCTGCTACCTCTGTAAGGCCAACTGTAGCAGTCAGCAG GAGTTCCAGGACCACATGTCGGGAGCCCAGCACCAGCAGCGGCTCGGGGAGATCCAGCACATGAGCCAAGCCTGCCTCCTGTCCCTGCTGCCCGTGCCCCGGGATGTCCtggagagagaggatga AGAGCCCCCGCCGAGGCGCTGGTGTAACACCTGCCAGGTCTACTACATGGGAGACCTGATCCAGCACCGCAGGACGCAGGACCACAAG ATTGCCAAGCAATCCCTGCGACCTTTCTGCACTGTTTGCAACCGCTATTTCAAGACCCCCCGCAAGTTTGTGGAGCACGTGAAGTCCCAGGGGCACAAGGACAAAGCCAAGGAG CTGAAGACACTCGAGAAGGAGATAGCCGGTCAAGATGAGGACCACTTCATCACAGTGGATGCCGTGGGCTGCTTTGAGggtgatgaagaggaggaggaggaggaggatgaagaagagATCGAGGTTGAGGAGGAATTCTGCAAGCAG GTGAGGTCCAGAGATATATCCATAGAGGAGTGGAAAGGCTCAGAGACCTATAACCCAAACACCGCATACG GCGTGGACTTCCTGGTGCCCGTAATGGGGTACATTTGCCGCATCTGCCACAAGTTCTACCACAGCAACTCGGGAGCACAGCTCTCCCACTGCAAGTCCTTGGCCCACTTCGAGAACCTGCAG AAATACAAGAAGGCCAAGAACCCCAGCCCTACCAGCAGGCCCGTGAGCCGCCGGTGTGCGATCAACGCCCGGAACGCTTTGACTGCTCTGTTCACTTCTGGTGGCCGTGCACCCAGCCAGCCCTGCAGCCAGGATACAGCTAAAACCCCCAGCAAGGTGACAGCCCAACCCCCTTCGCCCCCACTTCCCCGGCGCTCAACCCGCCTCAAAACTTGA